ACTTTTGATGTTGATACGCAGCGAACGTTAGATGAAATTCAATCTATTAATTTATTACCTGCACACGAATTTCCAAGTGATGAGAAAGGTATTGAGTTTTTCCGCACACAATTTAGAGAAACCTTTGGTGAAATTCGTCGTGATCCAGAACATATTTATCAGCAAATCAGTAAAGGCACACTAATCTCAGGGATTGAATATTGGCAGCCGCTATTCTTTGATGAAATGGCAACATTGTTCGATTACTTACCCGAAAAAACGTTGTTTGTGGATATGGAAACAAATCAAGCACAAGGAGAACGTTTTTATCTTGATGCTAAACAGCGTTATGAGCATCTCAAAGTTGATCCAATGCGCCCTCTTTTGCCGCCAGAACGTTTGTGGCTAAGTATTGATGCGGTAAATCATGCATTAAAAAATTATCCTAAAATTAATTTTAAAGCAGAAAAAGTGCGGTTATCTGTTCGTCAGAAAAATTTAGCGGTGTCTACATTACCAGCCGTGACCATTCAATCACAGCAAAAAGAACCGTTATTGCAACTTCGTCAGTTTATTGAGCATTTTAAAGGAAATGTTTTATTTTCAGTTGAGACTGAAGGACGACGTGAAACCTTACTGGATTTACTTTCACCATTAAAAATTAAACCAAAACAAATTAAAACCTTATCTGAAGCTAATCAAGACAAGTTTAATCTGTGGGTAAGTCGTCTTGAGCAAGGTTTTATTCTTGATGAGGCTAAACTCGCCGTTATTACTGAACATGAAATTTTAGGCGAGCGAGTACAGCAACGTCAGCGTGATAAACGTAAGGCGGTCAATCCTGATACCTTAGTGCGTAATCTGGCTGAATTAAAAATTGGGCAGCCTGTGGTGCATTTAGATCATGGTGTTGGGCGTTATGGTGGCTTAGTGACACTCGATACTGGGGGCTTAAAAGCAGAATATTTGCTGATCAATTATGCGAATGAATCCAAACTTTATGTGCCAGTTGGTTCCCTACATTTGATCAGTCGCTATGTTGGTGGCTCAGATGAAACTGCACCATTACATAAATTAGGTAATGAATCGTGGGCGAAAACACGTCAAAAAGCCGCAGAAAAAATTCGTGATGTGGCCGCTGAATTACTTGATGTATATGCCCAACGAGAAGTGAAAAAAGGCTTTGAATTTAAATATGATCGTGAGGAATTCCAGCAATTCGCTGCAACCTTTCCTTTTGAAGAAACGCACGATCAAGCCATGGCGATTAATGCAGTCATTTCGGATATGTGTCAGCCTAAAGCGATGGATCGTTTGGTTTGTGGTGATGTAGGCTTTGGTAAGACGGAAGTGGCGATGCGCGCTACATTTTTGGCTGTAATGAATCATAAACAAGTTGCCGTATTGGTTCCAACAACCTTGTTAGCTCAACAGCATTACGAGAATTTTAAAGATCGTTTTGCTAATCTGCCGGTTAATGTAGAAGTGCTTTCTCGTTTTAAAACAGCCAAAGAGCAAAAACAAATCTTAGAAAATTTAGCTGAAGGAAAAGTTGATATTCTGATTGGAACCCATAAATTGATTCAATCCGATGTGAAGTTTTCTGATCTTGGCTTACTCATCATTGATGAAGAACATCGCTTTGGTGTGGGACAGAAAGAGAAAATTAAACAACTTCGAGCAAATATTGATATTTTAACGCTTACCGCAACACCAATTCCTCGAACTTTGAATATGGCGATGAATGGTATTCGCGATCTTTCTATTATTGCGACACCACCGGCTCGTCGAGTGAGTATCAAAACATTCGTTCGCCAGAAAGATGATTTAATTATTCGTGAAGCGATTCTGCGTGAGATTTTGCGTGGTGGGCAAGTTTATTATTTGCATAATGATGTGGCAAGTATTGAAAATACGGCAGAAAAACTGACCGCACTTGTACCAGAAGCTCGAGTCGTGATTGGTCATGGTCAAATGCGAGAGCGTGAACTTGAACGCGTGATGAGTGATTTTTATCATCAACGTTATAATGTATTAGTTTGTTCTACCATTATTGAAACAGGGATTGACGTACCAACGGCAAATACGATCATTATTGAACGGGCAGATAATTTTGGTTTAGCTCAGCTTCACCAGTTACGTGGTCGAGTAGGGCGCTCCCATCATCAAGCTTATGCGTATTTGCTTACACCGCCACCGAAATTAATGACGAAAGATGCGAAACGTCGTTTAGAGGCATTAGAAAGTTTAGATAACTTAGGTGCAGGTTTCATTCTTGCGACGCACGATTTAGAAATTCGCGGTGCAGGTGAATTATTAGGGAATGAACAAAGTGGGCAAATTGAAAGCATCGGTTTTTCACTTTATATGGAATTACTTGATGCGGCAGTTAAAGCCTTAAAAGAGGGAAGAGAACCTTCATTAGAAGAGATTACACATCAGCAAGCTGAAATTGAGTTACGTGTTCCCGCTTTATTGCCAAATGACTATCTTGGTGATGTGAATATGCGTTTGTCGTTCTATAAACGCATTGCAGCGGCAGAAAGTAAACAAGAGTTAGATGAATTAAAAGTTGAATTAATCGATCGCTTTGGCCTATTACCTGAAGCAACTAAAAATCTTTTACAAATTGCTGAGATGCGTTTAATGGTGAAACCATTAAAAGTGCTGAGAATCGATGCAGGGGCTCAAGGTGGCTTTATTGAATTCTCACCTTCAGCAAAAGTTGATCCAGAAAAATTCATCAAATTAATTCAACAAAATCCAATTATTTATCGCTTTGATGGACCATTAAAATTTAAGTTTGTGAAAGCACTTCCAGAAAACAAAGAGCGGTTAGAATTTGTGATGGATTTGGTGAAGACACTTACTGAGTAGCAAGTAAATAAAAAGGCTGACAAAATGTCAGCCTTTCTTTTTTACATTTTATTAGTGAAGCGCTTCAACAATACTTAAGAATATTTTTAAAATACCAGCATTTAATAAGTCGATAAAGAATGCGCCAACCATGGGAACGATCAAGAATGCTTTATGAGACGGACCAAAACGGCTAGTAATCGCTTGCATATTCGCAACCGCTGTAGGGGTAGCACCTAAACCAAAACCACAGTGACCGGCGCTTAATACAACGGCATCATAATCCTTGCCCATCATACGGTAGGTTACATAAATCGCAAAGAAGGCCATAAAAGCAACTTGAATCGTTAAAATGATCAATACATCTGTAGCGAGTCCTGCTAATTCCCAAAGTTTGAGTGACATTAAGGCTATAGCCAAGAAGATAGATAGGCCTACACTGCCTAAAACATCAATTGCTGAGTCTGCTACTTGGAATTTAAATAAATGGGTTAAACTGTTTCGAATAATCACACCAGTAAACAAACACCAGACGAACGTTGGCAATTGGATTGAGGTTCCTTTTGTTAAACTATCTAAATATTGACCAATCAACAAACATAAAGAAAGCATGGCAATAGTTTCAATAATTGAGCGAGCATTGATTTTACGTTTGTAAGTTGGGTGCTCAAATGCTTCTTGTACGTCATCGACTTCATCATTCTCAGGGTTTTCACCTTGTTTTTGATGATTTAATAAATAATGTGATACGGGACCACCTAAAATCCCGCCGAAAACTAACCCAAATGTGGCACATGCCATCGCAATTTCTGTTGCAGCAGATAAACCAAATTCTTTGGTGAAAGTTTCTGCCCATGCAGCACCTGTACCATGTCCACCCGTAAGAGTAACTGAACCAGCAAGCAATCCGTAGGCAGGATCAATATCAAGTAATTTAGAACCAATAAGACCAATAGCATTTTGGCAAATAATAAGCAAAGCGGCGACAAATAAGAAGACAACTAACGGTTTTCCGCCCTTAATTAAACGAGAAAAGTTGGCACTTAAACCAATAGAGGAAAAAAACACAAGCATCATAGAGGTTTGCAAGTTTTTCTCAAAGGTAAAAGAGGTGCCATTTATTTTATATAAGAGAGTTAATGCTATAGCAACGATGAAACCTCCAACAACTGGTTCAGGAATGTTAAATGTTCGTAAAATTCGAATTCGTTTTACCAAAAAGTAGCCGAGCAATAACACAATGCTTGCTAAAGCAAGTGTTTGATACGTATCAAAGACTATATTCATGAAATATTCTCCTATTTAATTGAGTTTCGAGAGTTTTATGAGTTGTGTTTGGGTTCAATTACCACTATATCAGCATGACTGTGTAAGCCTCGTGGTAATTGGGAGCCTTTTCTGCCACGTTCAGCGCGGAATTTTTGCAGATCTTCTGGTTTTAAAGTGATTTTTCGTTTACCAGAATGAAACTCAAGGCTTGCTTTCTCTGAAACTAAGAACAATTTCACTAATAATTCAGACCGCACTTTTGCATTTGCTGCCGGAATACTGATGATTTTGTTGCCTTTCCCTTTTGATAATACCGGTAAATCCCGTACCGGAAAAATCAGCATTCGATCCGCTGAAGTAAGGGATACAAGAAGTGGAGCCGACTCGGAAAGTGTCTCAGGTTTCAAGACTTTCGCATTTTCTGGCAAAGAAATCAAGACTTTTCCCGCTTTATTACGTGCAATTAAATCGTCAAATTTACAGATAAAACCATATCCAGCATCTGATGTCATCAATAGTTCTTGTTTTTCAGGCTCCATAATAACTTGTTCAATGATTGCACCTACTGGTAATGTCAGTTTACCAGTGAGTGGTTCACCTTGTGAACGCGCAGAAGGCAAGCTTAATGGATCTAAAGCGTAGCTACGACCGGTACTATCAATAAAGATCACCGGCTGATTACTTTTACCACAAGCGTGCGCCAGATATTTATCGCCTGCTTTATAGCTTAATCCTTTCGGATCAATATCATGGCCTTTTGCACAGCGTACCCAGCCCATTTCAGATAAGATAACGGTAACGGGTTCGGCTGGCGTCATTTCACTTTCAGAAATCGCTTTTGCTTCTTCACGTTCAACTAATTGAGACATTCTAGGGCTGGCGTATTTTTTTGCGTCTTCTTGAATTTCTTTTTTGATCAAGGTATTTAAGCGATGTTCCGATCCTAAAATTAACTCTAAATTTAACCGCTCTTCTTCGAGTTTATCTTTTTCAGCTTGTAATTGATGTTCTTCTAATTTGGCTAAATGGCGCAAACGTAAGTTTAAAATGGCTTCTGCCTGTTCATCACTTAAGTTAAAACGAGCCATTAAAACTTGTTTAGGTTCATCCTCAGTACGAATGATCTCAATGACTTCATCAATATTGAGGAAGGCAATCATCAATCCCTCTAAAATGTGTAAACGAGCGAGCACTTTATCTAAACGATGTTGTAAACGTCTTGTCACGGTAGTACGACGGAATGTCAGCCATTCGATAAGAACTTGAAGTAAACCTTTCACGGCAGGTTTATGATCAAGCCCGATCATATTCATGTTCACACGATAGCTTTTTTCGAGATCCGTTGTTGCAAATAAATGTGTCATCAAGGCATCTGTGTCAACGCGATTTGAACGTGGCACAAGCACGATACGTACAGGATTTTCGTAATCCGCCTCATCACGAATATCTTCCACCATTGGCAATTTTTTCGCCGTCATTTGCTCAGCAATTTGCGCAATGATTTTTGATGGTGAAGATTGATGAGGAAGTGCGCTAATGATGATTTCACCGTCTTCTTTATGCCATGTTGCACGCATTTTGATAGAGCCACGGCCTGTTTCGTACATTTTACGAATATCATCTTTAGGGGAAATAATTTCCGCTTCAGTTGGGAAATCAGGGCCTTGAATGATATTGAGTACATCATCTAATCCTGCTTTTGGATTATCTAATAGCATAACAGCTGCATCTGCCACTTCATTAATATTGTGTGGTGGAATATCGGTTGCCATACCAACGGCAATCCCAGTAGTACCGTTTAACAGAATATGAGGCAAACGAGCAGGTAAATATTGTGGTTCTTCTAAGGTACCATCAAAGTTTGGTTGAAAATCAACAGTGCCTTGACCCAATTCAGTTAATAGAATTTCAGAAATTTTGGATAGGCGAGATTCTGTATAACGCATCGCTGCGAATGATTTAGGATCATCAGGTGCTCCCCAGTTTCCTTGCCCATCAACCAAAGGATAGCGGTAAGAAAAGGGTTGAGCCATTAATACCATAGCTTCATAACAGGCAGAATCGCCGTGTGGATGAAATTTACCTAACACATCACCGACGGTACGTGCGGATTTTTTAAATTTTGCCGCGGCATTTAAACCCAGTTCAGACATCGCATAGACAATACGGCGCTGAACAGGCTTTAAGCCATCGCCAATAAAAGGCAATGCACGATCCATGATGACGTACATTGAATAATTAAGGTAAGCCTTTTCTGTAAAGGTGCGAAGTGGCATCTGCTCGATGCCTTCGTAGTTAATATTACTCATATTTTCTAATCTATTTTCTTGTTGCACCAGAATTCCCATCGGAATGTTCGTGAGGAGAATGTCCCATATCCATT
This is a stretch of genomic DNA from Haemophilus parainfluenzae. It encodes these proteins:
- the mfd gene encoding transcription-repair coupling factor, giving the protein MKTTYFNFDIPTQPNDHKILGNVLASVDALAVSEIAEQYDGLTVVVTPDTKSAVRLSQVLLDLTSQPVQFFPDWETLPYDSFSPHQEIISSRLSALFHLQNTKKGIFVLPISTLMQRVCPPKYLQHNVLLIKKGDRLVIEKLRLQLESAGYRSVEQVLEHGEYAVRGSLLDLFPMGSAVPFRLDFFDDEIDSIRTFDVDTQRTLDEIQSINLLPAHEFPSDEKGIEFFRTQFRETFGEIRRDPEHIYQQISKGTLISGIEYWQPLFFDEMATLFDYLPEKTLFVDMETNQAQGERFYLDAKQRYEHLKVDPMRPLLPPERLWLSIDAVNHALKNYPKINFKAEKVRLSVRQKNLAVSTLPAVTIQSQQKEPLLQLRQFIEHFKGNVLFSVETEGRRETLLDLLSPLKIKPKQIKTLSEANQDKFNLWVSRLEQGFILDEAKLAVITEHEILGERVQQRQRDKRKAVNPDTLVRNLAELKIGQPVVHLDHGVGRYGGLVTLDTGGLKAEYLLINYANESKLYVPVGSLHLISRYVGGSDETAPLHKLGNESWAKTRQKAAEKIRDVAAELLDVYAQREVKKGFEFKYDREEFQQFAATFPFEETHDQAMAINAVISDMCQPKAMDRLVCGDVGFGKTEVAMRATFLAVMNHKQVAVLVPTTLLAQQHYENFKDRFANLPVNVEVLSRFKTAKEQKQILENLAEGKVDILIGTHKLIQSDVKFSDLGLLIIDEEHRFGVGQKEKIKQLRANIDILTLTATPIPRTLNMAMNGIRDLSIIATPPARRVSIKTFVRQKDDLIIREAILREILRGGQVYYLHNDVASIENTAEKLTALVPEARVVIGHGQMRERELERVMSDFYHQRYNVLVCSTIIETGIDVPTANTIIIERADNFGLAQLHQLRGRVGRSHHQAYAYLLTPPPKLMTKDAKRRLEALESLDNLGAGFILATHDLEIRGAGELLGNEQSGQIESIGFSLYMELLDAAVKALKEGREPSLEEITHQQAEIELRVPALLPNDYLGDVNMRLSFYKRIAAAESKQELDELKVELIDRFGLLPEATKNLLQIAEMRLMVKPLKVLRIDAGAQGGFIEFSPSAKVDPEKFIKLIQQNPIIYRFDGPLKFKFVKALPENKERLEFVMDLVKTLTE
- the gltS gene encoding sodium/glutamate symporter codes for the protein MNIVFDTYQTLALASIVLLLGYFLVKRIRILRTFNIPEPVVGGFIVAIALTLLYKINGTSFTFEKNLQTSMMLVFFSSIGLSANFSRLIKGGKPLVVFLFVAALLIICQNAIGLIGSKLLDIDPAYGLLAGSVTLTGGHGTGAAWAETFTKEFGLSAATEIAMACATFGLVFGGILGGPVSHYLLNHQKQGENPENDEVDDVQEAFEHPTYKRKINARSIIETIAMLSLCLLIGQYLDSLTKGTSIQLPTFVWCLFTGVIIRNSLTHLFKFQVADSAIDVLGSVGLSIFLAIALMSLKLWELAGLATDVLIILTIQVAFMAFFAIYVTYRMMGKDYDAVVLSAGHCGFGLGATPTAVANMQAITSRFGPSHKAFLIVPMVGAFFIDLLNAGILKIFLSIVEALH
- the parC gene encoding DNA topoisomerase IV subunit A, with product MSNINYEGIEQMPLRTFTEKAYLNYSMYVIMDRALPFIGDGLKPVQRRIVYAMSELGLNAAAKFKKSARTVGDVLGKFHPHGDSACYEAMVLMAQPFSYRYPLVDGQGNWGAPDDPKSFAAMRYTESRLSKISEILLTELGQGTVDFQPNFDGTLEEPQYLPARLPHILLNGTTGIAVGMATDIPPHNINEVADAAVMLLDNPKAGLDDVLNIIQGPDFPTEAEIISPKDDIRKMYETGRGSIKMRATWHKEDGEIIISALPHQSSPSKIIAQIAEQMTAKKLPMVEDIRDEADYENPVRIVLVPRSNRVDTDALMTHLFATTDLEKSYRVNMNMIGLDHKPAVKGLLQVLIEWLTFRRTTVTRRLQHRLDKVLARLHILEGLMIAFLNIDEVIEIIRTEDEPKQVLMARFNLSDEQAEAILNLRLRHLAKLEEHQLQAEKDKLEEERLNLELILGSEHRLNTLIKKEIQEDAKKYASPRMSQLVEREEAKAISESEMTPAEPVTVILSEMGWVRCAKGHDIDPKGLSYKAGDKYLAHACGKSNQPVIFIDSTGRSYALDPLSLPSARSQGEPLTGKLTLPVGAIIEQVIMEPEKQELLMTSDAGYGFICKFDDLIARNKAGKVLISLPENAKVLKPETLSESAPLLVSLTSADRMLIFPVRDLPVLSKGKGNKIISIPAANAKVRSELLVKLFLVSEKASLEFHSGKRKITLKPEDLQKFRAERGRKGSQLPRGLHSHADIVVIEPKHNS